In Fusarium oxysporum f. sp. lycopersici 4287 chromosome 4, whole genome shotgun sequence, a genomic segment contains:
- a CDS encoding peptidylprolyl isomerase — translation MSDAARWKATVYVGGLSQMATQSHVLDAFIPFGEIVEVKVPKPDAPNSTEAHRGFAYVEFEDAADAKEAIDNMDQSEFFGKVLKVSQAKAPKSAEDGLGSKTAIWEKEGWLAEHAADDQETVPDAGPDPMQGLEQLDVAGPKPE, via the exons ATGTCAGACGCAGCTCGCTGGAAAGCCACTGTCTATGTAGGCGGACTATCTCAAATGGCAACTCAGAGTCATGTCCTCGACGCTTTCATCCCATTCGGTGAGATAGTCGAGGTCAAAGTACCAAAACCCGATGCGCCAAACTCTACAGAGGCACACAGAGGATTCGCCTATGTCGAGTTCGAAGACGCAGCTGATGCGAAGGAGGCTATTGACAATATGGATCAATCGGAGTTTTTCGGAAAGGTCCTCAAGGTATCACAGGCCAAGGCACCCAAAAGCGCAGAGGATGGGCTTGGTAGCAAAACAGCTATTTGGGAGAAG GAAGGATGGTTGGCCGAGCATGCGGCAGATGATCAGGAAACAGTGCCAGATGCTGGCCCTGACCCTATGCAAGGATTGGAACAACTCGACGTTGCAGGACCAAAACCCGAATGA